One genomic segment of Gemmatimonadaceae bacterium includes these proteins:
- a CDS encoding metallophosphoesterase produces the protein MSNYITNDSHEDEIDRRGFLKCMAWVGTASLWALKGGVPTSVAMSQLRDLDDVTKQNILFAQISDSHIGFSKEANKDVTATLREAVAKLNALPRRPALVLHTGDISQLSRAEEFDTADQVLRDVKTDRVFFVPGEHDVLNDNGASYLARYGKPLGARGGGWYSFDHSGVHFIALVNVLNLKAGGLGSLGAEQLDWLRRDLQGISASTPIVAFAHIPLWTVYPEWGWGTDDSEQALSMLRRFGSVTVLNGHIHQIMQKVEGNIAFHTAMSTAFPQPAPGTAPSPGPMKVEAERLGSVLGITSVSYVPGRHSLAIVDSTLSGEMPPMNMAGGQQPSARRTLDVAPNQIGIDNFAFTPTPRTVSVGTEITWINRDDVPHVVVDTHGSFSSKVLDTNQRYSHRFTTAGTYDYFCSIHPTMTGRVVVT, from the coding sequence ATGTCCAACTACATAACCAACGACTCGCACGAGGATGAAATCGACCGCCGAGGCTTCCTGAAGTGTATGGCCTGGGTCGGCACCGCCTCGCTCTGGGCGCTCAAAGGCGGCGTGCCGACCAGCGTCGCCATGAGCCAGCTCCGCGACCTCGACGACGTGACGAAGCAGAACATTCTCTTCGCCCAGATCAGCGATAGCCACATTGGCTTCAGCAAGGAAGCCAACAAGGACGTCACCGCGACACTTCGCGAAGCCGTCGCGAAGCTCAACGCCCTCCCGCGTCGGCCCGCGCTCGTCCTCCACACCGGCGACATCTCACAGTTGTCGCGCGCCGAGGAGTTCGACACGGCGGATCAAGTGCTCCGAGACGTAAAGACCGATCGCGTCTTCTTCGTTCCCGGGGAGCACGACGTGCTCAACGACAACGGCGCCTCGTATCTCGCGCGCTATGGCAAGCCGCTCGGCGCAAGGGGCGGCGGCTGGTATTCGTTCGATCACAGCGGCGTCCACTTCATCGCTCTGGTGAACGTTCTCAACCTCAAGGCCGGTGGCCTGGGCTCGTTGGGCGCCGAGCAACTCGACTGGCTGAGGCGGGATCTGCAAGGCATCTCGGCCAGCACACCGATTGTCGCCTTCGCTCACATTCCGCTCTGGACGGTCTATCCCGAGTGGGGATGGGGGACCGATGACTCCGAACAAGCGCTCTCGATGTTGCGACGCTTCGGATCGGTGACCGTCCTGAACGGCCACATTCATCAGATCATGCAGAAAGTCGAGGGCAACATTGCGTTTCACACCGCCATGTCCACCGCCTTTCCTCAGCCGGCACCCGGCACCGCACCGTCGCCCGGACCGATGAAGGTCGAGGCCGAACGACTGGGCAGCGTGCTCGGTATCACGAGCGTCAGCTACGTGCCCGGCCGCCATTCCCTCGCGATCGTCGATTCGACACTCTCGGGTGAGATGCCGCCGATGAACATGGCGGGTGGCCAGCAGCCGTCGGCCCGCCGGACGCTGGATGTCGCGCCCAACCAGATCGGGATTGATAACTTTGCATTCACGCCGACTCCACGCACTGTGAGCGTGGGTACCGAGATCACGTGGATCAATCGCGACGACGTCCCGCACGTCGTGGTCGACACGCATGGGTCGTTCAGCTCGAAGGTGCTCGACACGAATCAGCGGTACTCGCACCGCTTCACCACCGCTGGCACCTACGACTACTTCTGCTCCATTCATCCCACTATGACAGGAAGAGTGGTCGTGACGTGA
- a CDS encoding M20/M25/M40 family metallo-hydrolase has product MRLTFPLSVLLTLASVTTLSGQALAVPHDSPRLRAALDTIKAQEPWTIQQQISLCEIPAPPYKEASRAAEYRRRLQALGITNVRIDSMGNVIAERRGTGNGPTVLIEGHLDTVFPEGTEVEVKRNGSMLAGPGIGDDCRGLAVVLSVVRAFQRANVQTVGTVYFVGDVGEEGQGNLRGTRYLFTNTLKSKIDYFISIDGTGLDLKDHGVGSKRYRITYKGPGGHSYGAFGIPNPIHALGRAIAAIGDIQVPTSPKTTFNVGVISGGTSVNSIPFSATMDLDMRSETAEALDAVDKQVLRILTTALDAENDRWIRQTGSRAEKAKLSLEIDTIGIRPANSTQTDSSRIVATAIAAGRALGFTPRTGASSTDANLPMSLGVPAITIDGGGRGTGAHSLGETYDDGATGWLGPQWAALIVAALAGVH; this is encoded by the coding sequence ATGAGACTCACGTTCCCCCTTTCGGTGCTGTTGACGCTCGCGAGCGTCACGACGCTCAGTGGACAGGCGCTTGCCGTTCCGCACGACAGTCCTCGCCTTCGCGCCGCACTCGATACGATCAAGGCACAGGAGCCCTGGACGATCCAGCAGCAGATTTCGCTCTGCGAGATCCCCGCGCCTCCGTACAAGGAGGCAAGTCGCGCCGCGGAGTATCGGCGGCGATTACAAGCCTTGGGCATCACGAACGTGCGGATCGATAGCATGGGAAACGTGATCGCGGAGCGCCGCGGAACGGGCAACGGCCCCACCGTGCTCATCGAAGGTCATCTCGACACCGTCTTTCCCGAGGGCACCGAGGTCGAGGTGAAGCGCAACGGCAGCATGCTCGCCGGGCCAGGCATCGGCGACGATTGTCGTGGCCTCGCCGTCGTGCTATCCGTCGTTCGCGCGTTTCAGCGCGCCAACGTGCAGACCGTCGGCACGGTGTACTTCGTCGGTGACGTCGGCGAAGAGGGGCAGGGTAATCTCCGCGGCACGCGCTATCTCTTCACCAATACTCTGAAGAGCAAGATCGATTACTTCATCTCGATCGACGGCACCGGGCTCGATCTCAAGGACCACGGCGTCGGCAGCAAGCGGTACCGCATCACGTACAAGGGACCGGGCGGTCACAGTTACGGTGCTTTCGGCATCCCGAATCCGATTCACGCGTTAGGCAGAGCCATCGCCGCGATCGGGGACATCCAGGTGCCGACATCGCCGAAGACGACCTTCAACGTCGGCGTCATTAGCGGCGGTACGTCGGTAAACTCGATTCCGTTCTCGGCTACCATGGATCTCGACATGCGTTCGGAGACGGCGGAGGCGCTCGACGCTGTCGACAAGCAAGTGCTTAGGATTCTCACGACAGCGCTCGACGCCGAGAACGACCGCTGGATCCGCCAAACGGGCTCCAGGGCCGAGAAGGCCAAGCTCTCGCTCGAGATCGATACGATCGGTATTCGTCCCGCCAACAGTACGCAGACCGATTCCTCCCGCATCGTTGCCACGGCAATCGCTGCCGGTCGCGCCCTTGGCTTCACGCCCAGAACCGGAGCGTCGAGCACTGACGCCAACCTGCCGATGAGCCTCGGTGTGCCCGCGATCACGATTGACGGTGGTGGACGCGGCACCGGCGCGCACTCGTTAGGTGAGACGTACGATGATGGCGCGACGGGCTGGTTGGGCCCACAGTGGGCAGCGCTGATCGTCGCCGCGCTCGCGGGAGTACACTGA
- a CDS encoding ABC transporter permease, protein MKNIELAFRSLFKTPFVTAVAIASLALGIGANAAIYSLFDQMLLQPLPVRAPQELVNLAAPGPKPGSQSCSNAGDCDVVFSYPMFRDLERLQRAFTGIAAHVGVGVNLSYHGQTQGADGMLVSGSYFPVLGIRPALGRLLSPHDDEQIGSNFVVVLSYAYWQSHLGANPNVVGDQIMVNGQSMTIVGVAPQEFNGTTLGVRPFVFIPVTMRALMVPGWKGFENRTSYWLYLFARLRPGVTIERARRELNALYTPIVNDVEVPLQQNMSQKTMARFRVKQVAVEAGAHGQSSMLERTRTPLLLLVAITGIVLLIACANIANLLLARGANRSMEMAVRLALGASRKQLFVQLLTESCVLAVLGGLVSLVIARWTLQGALAILPGDTGAVLHAELRPPILLFAAAVAIGTGLLFGFFPALHSTRPDLVSTIRANTGQLSSAGASTRFRTVLVTAQIALSMALLISAGLFIKSLANVSRVDLGMQIDNVVTFGVSPELNGYTAARSHSFFQQTEEALGAMPGVTGVAASMVPLLSGSNYGTDVAVEGFKSGPDIDDNARFNEISAGYFRTLGVPLLAGREFTTSDAAGAPKVAIVNEEFARKFNLGREAVGKSMSLDPRAKTLDVLIVGLVRNAAYSNVKQKPQPLFFTPYRQDTTLGYMHYYVRASRSPEQLVREVPAVLKRIDANLPLEEVKTMPQQVRENVYLDRMISMLSTAFAALATLLAAVGLYGVLAYTVARRTREIGVRMALGADASRVRWMVLKQVGMLTLIGGLIGLAVALALGRTAQSLLFGLQAHDPVVVVGAMVVLALVSLAAGYLPAYRASTVDPIKALRYE, encoded by the coding sequence ATGAAGAACATCGAGCTCGCTTTTCGGAGCCTCTTCAAGACGCCGTTCGTCACCGCGGTCGCGATTGCATCACTCGCGCTCGGCATCGGCGCAAATGCCGCGATCTACTCCCTTTTCGATCAAATGCTTCTGCAGCCGCTGCCGGTGCGCGCGCCGCAGGAGCTGGTCAATCTCGCCGCGCCCGGTCCGAAACCGGGATCGCAATCGTGCAGCAACGCGGGTGACTGCGATGTGGTGTTCAGTTATCCGATGTTCCGCGACCTCGAGCGATTGCAGAGAGCGTTCACGGGGATCGCCGCTCATGTCGGCGTCGGCGTCAATCTGTCGTACCACGGACAGACGCAGGGTGCCGACGGCATGCTCGTCTCGGGCTCGTACTTCCCCGTTCTCGGGATCCGCCCGGCGCTCGGTCGGCTTCTGTCGCCCCACGATGACGAGCAGATCGGCTCGAACTTCGTCGTCGTGCTGAGCTACGCGTACTGGCAGAGTCATCTCGGCGCGAATCCCAACGTGGTTGGCGATCAGATCATGGTCAACGGCCAATCGATGACGATCGTTGGTGTGGCGCCGCAGGAGTTCAACGGGACGACACTCGGCGTCCGGCCGTTCGTGTTTATTCCAGTGACGATGCGCGCATTGATGGTGCCGGGTTGGAAGGGATTCGAGAATCGAACGAGCTATTGGTTGTATCTGTTCGCGCGCCTCAGGCCGGGCGTAACGATCGAACGAGCGCGGCGCGAGCTCAACGCGCTCTACACGCCGATCGTCAACGATGTCGAAGTGCCGTTGCAGCAGAACATGAGCCAGAAGACGATGGCTCGCTTTCGTGTGAAGCAAGTCGCGGTCGAGGCGGGCGCGCACGGCCAGAGCTCGATGCTCGAGCGCACGCGGACGCCGCTGCTACTCCTCGTCGCGATTACTGGTATCGTGCTGCTCATCGCGTGCGCGAACATCGCCAATCTCTTGTTGGCCCGCGGTGCGAATCGTTCGATGGAGATGGCGGTGCGTCTGGCGTTAGGCGCGAGCCGCAAGCAGCTCTTCGTGCAGCTGCTGACGGAGTCCTGCGTCCTCGCGGTGCTGGGCGGCCTCGTGAGTCTCGTCATCGCTCGTTGGACGCTACAGGGTGCGCTGGCGATCCTGCCAGGGGACACCGGCGCGGTGCTGCACGCCGAGCTTCGCCCGCCGATTCTCCTTTTCGCTGCCGCCGTGGCAATCGGTACGGGATTACTCTTTGGCTTCTTCCCCGCGCTGCACAGCACACGTCCCGATCTGGTGTCGACGATTCGCGCCAACACCGGTCAGCTGTCGAGCGCCGGCGCGAGCACGCGCTTCCGAACCGTACTCGTGACAGCGCAGATCGCGCTCTCGATGGCATTGCTCATCTCGGCGGGACTGTTCATCAAGAGCCTGGCGAACGTGAGCCGCGTCGATCTCGGCATGCAGATCGACAACGTCGTCACTTTCGGCGTGTCGCCGGAGCTCAATGGCTATACGGCGGCACGATCGCACAGCTTCTTTCAACAAACCGAAGAGGCGCTCGGTGCGATGCCGGGCGTGACGGGCGTCGCGGCATCGATGGTGCCGTTGCTTTCGGGCAGCAACTACGGCACGGACGTCGCCGTCGAAGGGTTCAAGTCGGGACCCGATATCGACGACAATGCGCGCTTCAACGAGATCAGCGCCGGATATTTTCGCACGCTCGGCGTGCCGCTGCTCGCGGGCCGCGAATTCACGACGAGCGATGCCGCAGGCGCGCCGAAGGTCGCGATCGTGAACGAAGAGTTCGCGCGGAAGTTCAACCTCGGACGCGAAGCGGTCGGCAAGTCGATGTCGCTCGATCCGCGCGCGAAAACGCTCGACGTGTTGATCGTGGGTCTCGTGCGCAACGCGGCATACTCAAACGTGAAACAGAAGCCGCAGCCGTTGTTCTTCACACCGTATCGGCAGGACACGACGCTGGGCTACATGCACTACTATGTGCGCGCGTCGCGGTCGCCGGAGCAGCTCGTTCGCGAGGTGCCGGCGGTGCTCAAGCGGATCGACGCGAATCTTCCGCTCGAGGAGGTGAAGACGATGCCTCAGCAGGTTCGCGAAAACGTCTACCTCGATCGCATGATCAGCATGTTGTCAACGGCGTTCGCGGCGTTGGCGACGTTGCTCGCCGCGGTCGGGTTGTATGGCGTGCTCGCCTACACCGTCGCCCGGCGCACGCGGGAGATCGGCGTTCGCATGGCGCTCGGCGCCGATGCGTCGAGAGTACGATGGATGGTCCTCAAGCAGGTCGGGATGCTGACGTTGATCGGTGGCCTCATCGGGCTGGCGGTCGCGTTGGCGCTAGGCAGGACGGCGCAGTCGCTGTTGTTCGGTCTCCAGGCGCACGATCCGGTGGTCGTGGTCGGCGCGATGGTTGTGCTCGCCCTGGTGTCCTTGGCGGCAGGATATCTACCTGCCTATCGCGCGTCGACGGTCGATCCGATCAAGGCCTTACGCTACGAGTAG
- a CDS encoding YciI family protein, with product MRYLCLIYENEKSYATMPKEQSDAVMADYGAFTQGIKDSGHYVGGNALQPTPAATTLRVRNGKVSTTDGPFAETKEQLGGYYLINAKDLNDAIQVASRIPSAKSGSIEVRPIQEFGDA from the coding sequence ATGCGCTACCTCTGCCTGATCTACGAGAACGAGAAGAGCTACGCGACCATGCCCAAGGAGCAGTCCGACGCGGTGATGGCCGATTACGGTGCCTTTACACAGGGCATCAAGGACAGCGGCCACTACGTCGGCGGCAACGCGCTCCAGCCGACACCTGCCGCGACCACACTTCGCGTTCGGAACGGTAAAGTCTCGACGACCGACGGTCCGTTCGCGGAGACGAAAGAACAACTTGGCGGCTACTACTTGATCAACGCCAAGGATCTGAACGACGCCATCCAGGTCGCGTCGCGAATTCCCTCGGCGAAGTCCGGATCGATCGAGGTGCGGCCGATCCAGGAGTTCGGCGACGCCTAA
- a CDS encoding sigma-70 family RNA polymerase sigma factor translates to MSQNLHERFEQTVLPLIDDAYTLARHLLRDEHDAQDVVQEAYLRAWRYYASFRGGDERAWLLTILRNCCYTWRGGRRDAEHVPFDEELHGLDASSRYAADVRAVDDSDRGSLEAVLGRLPAQFREVLVLRELDELSYKDIARVTGVPVGTVMSRLARARERLRRVLKRSA, encoded by the coding sequence TTGAGCCAGAACCTTCACGAACGCTTCGAGCAAACGGTCCTTCCGCTGATTGATGACGCGTACACGCTTGCGCGCCATCTCCTGCGTGATGAGCACGACGCGCAGGACGTAGTGCAGGAGGCGTATCTGCGCGCGTGGCGGTACTACGCGAGCTTTCGCGGTGGTGACGAGCGTGCGTGGTTGCTCACGATCCTCAGGAATTGCTGCTACACCTGGCGGGGAGGGCGGCGCGACGCGGAACACGTCCCGTTCGACGAAGAGCTACATGGACTCGACGCCAGCAGCCGCTACGCCGCGGACGTACGAGCCGTAGACGACTCGGACCGCGGGAGCCTCGAGGCCGTGCTTGGTCGTCTCCCAGCGCAATTCCGCGAAGTCCTCGTGCTTCGCGAGCTCGACGAGCTCTCGTACAAGGACATCGCGCGCGTGACCGGTGTGCCGGTGGGCACCGTCATGTCGCGTCTCGCCCGAGCGCGCGAGCGGCTCCGTCGCGTGCTCAAGCGCTCTGCCTAA
- a CDS encoding DUF1697 domain-containing protein gives MAPSGRYVALLRAINVGGHVVKMDALRKHFTRLGFANVETFIASGNVLFDAPSAKPRELEERIAMELERTLGYAVATFVRSPAELTSVVRHEPFDATAFDFLKHALYIGFLAGRPKPDVVRKVVELKTPLDEFHIHGRELYWGARGRFSDSPMSGAILERTLGMSMTMRNVTTVRKLAAKCA, from the coding sequence ATGGCCCCCAGCGGTCGATACGTCGCGCTGCTCCGGGCGATCAACGTCGGCGGCCACGTCGTGAAGATGGATGCGCTGCGCAAGCACTTCACGCGGCTCGGGTTCGCGAACGTCGAAACATTCATCGCGAGTGGCAACGTGTTGTTTGACGCGCCGAGCGCCAAGCCCCGAGAGCTGGAGGAGCGCATCGCGATGGAGCTCGAGCGGACGCTCGGCTACGCCGTCGCGACGTTCGTGCGCTCACCCGCCGAGCTCACATCAGTCGTGAGGCACGAGCCCTTCGACGCGACCGCGTTCGACTTCCTGAAGCACGCGCTTTACATCGGCTTTCTCGCCGGCCGTCCCAAGCCCGACGTCGTTCGCAAAGTCGTCGAGCTCAAGACGCCGCTCGACGAATTCCACATCCACGGTCGGGAGCTATACTGGGGGGCCCGGGGCCGCTTCAGCGACTCACCGATGTCCGGCGCGATTCTCGAGCGCACGCTCGGCATGTCGATGACGATGCGCAATGTCACGACTGTCCGGAAGCTGGCGGCCAAGTGCGCGTAG
- a CDS encoding serine hydrolase domain-containing protein — translation MRLGLGLLISTFAATSAVAQQFQANPKVDKIFAEWDKPSSPGCALGVLQNGRFVYERGYGMANLDYDIPNSPKLVYYVGSDSKQFTAASIGLLVLDGKIALDDDIRKYIPEMPDYGTPITINHLVHHTSGIRDIYVLMSLGGLRLEDVFSDSEAVALIARQKELNFKPGDDYLYSNSGYFLLAQIVKRVTGKSLREFADARIFQPLGMTHTHFHDDPGHIMKGRAMSYEPDGKGSYRISYLQNFDKIGAGGLYTTVEDLRKWDENFYTHQVGGDALQKLIHTRGVLNKGDTIMYAFGNNVTTYRGLRVDEHGGSLMGYKAEILRFPDQHFSVLATCNLGSINPGPLAEQVAEVYVGTKMGPAREPQVAGRRSREVTQAAAPALGSAELAMYPGDYYSDEVDATYHIGVVDGALVLSARHVPSQQLVPTAVDTYRTANGLTLHFERVSGAAPSAFTVEAGRVRNIRFMRR, via the coding sequence GTGCGTCTTGGCCTTGGCCTCCTCATTTCAACGTTTGCCGCGACGAGTGCTGTTGCCCAGCAGTTTCAGGCCAATCCAAAGGTCGACAAGATCTTTGCGGAGTGGGACAAGCCGTCGTCGCCGGGGTGTGCGTTGGGCGTGCTCCAAAACGGGCGCTTTGTGTATGAGCGTGGTTACGGGATGGCGAATCTCGACTACGACATCCCCAACTCGCCAAAGCTTGTCTACTACGTCGGGTCGGACTCGAAGCAGTTCACCGCGGCGAGTATTGGTTTGCTCGTGCTCGACGGCAAGATCGCGCTCGACGACGACATCCGGAAATACATCCCCGAGATGCCGGACTACGGCACGCCGATCACCATCAATCATCTCGTCCATCACACGAGCGGTATTCGCGACATCTACGTCCTGATGTCGCTCGGCGGACTGCGACTGGAGGATGTCTTCTCGGATTCCGAGGCCGTCGCGCTGATCGCGCGGCAGAAGGAGCTCAACTTCAAGCCCGGCGACGACTACCTGTACAGCAACTCCGGCTACTTCCTGCTTGCGCAGATCGTGAAGCGCGTTACGGGGAAGTCACTGCGCGAGTTCGCCGACGCGCGGATCTTCCAGCCCCTGGGGATGACACATACACACTTTCACGACGATCCCGGCCACATCATGAAGGGTCGGGCGATGAGTTACGAGCCGGACGGCAAGGGCAGCTACCGGATTTCGTATCTGCAGAATTTCGACAAGATCGGCGCGGGTGGGCTGTACACGACTGTCGAGGATCTACGAAAGTGGGATGAGAACTTCTATACCCACCAGGTCGGCGGCGACGCGTTGCAGAAGCTGATCCACACGCGCGGCGTGTTGAACAAGGGCGATACCATCATGTACGCCTTCGGGAATAACGTTACGACGTACCGGGGACTCCGTGTCGACGAGCACGGCGGCTCGCTGATGGGCTACAAGGCCGAAATTCTTCGCTTCCCGGATCAGCATTTCAGCGTGCTCGCGACCTGCAATCTCGGATCGATCAATCCCGGGCCGTTGGCGGAGCAGGTCGCCGAGGTCTATGTCGGGACCAAGATGGGTCCGGCGCGGGAGCCCCAGGTCGCCGGTCGTCGTTCTCGCGAGGTGACGCAGGCGGCCGCACCCGCGTTAGGCAGCGCCGAGCTTGCGATGTACCCGGGCGATTACTATTCCGACGAGGTCGACGCGACCTACCATATTGGCGTGGTCGATGGTGCTCTGGTGCTCTCGGCGCGCCATGTGCCGAGTCAGCAGCTCGTTCCGACGGCTGTCGATACGTACCGCACTGCGAATGGGCTGACGCTTCACTTCGAGCGGGTTTCCGGTGCGGCGCCGTCGGCATTCACGGTGGAGGCGGGGCGCGTCCGCAACATCCGGTTTATGCGGCGTTGA
- a CDS encoding c-type cytochrome, which produces MRRLLFLLIALGIAFVSTPAYAQFPPKELKNLKVFPKDISVRALLDTMGGFTRALGVRCTYCHVGEEGQPLSSFDFPSDKKPEKDKAREMLRMVGAINGDYLTKLVSRRTPAIVVACATCHRGITEPRPLQQVVLNAYDSVGADSAEALYRALRTRYYGRAAYDFGEVPLVDVGNALRARGKTADALRFYILNTQMLPTSGFAFRSAAEGQLAAGDTASAIRSYQQALTINPNDRQAKGALERLGQKP; this is translated from the coding sequence ATGCGTCGACTCCTGTTTCTCCTCATTGCGCTCGGCATCGCGTTCGTCTCGACTCCGGCATATGCCCAGTTTCCGCCGAAGGAACTGAAGAATCTCAAGGTCTTTCCGAAGGACATTTCCGTCCGCGCGTTGCTCGATACGATGGGAGGCTTCACGCGCGCGCTCGGCGTGCGCTGCACATACTGTCATGTCGGCGAGGAAGGGCAGCCGCTCTCGAGCTTCGACTTTCCGTCCGATAAGAAGCCCGAGAAGGACAAAGCGCGTGAGATGTTGCGTATGGTCGGTGCGATCAATGGGGACTATCTGACAAAACTCGTCTCGCGTCGCACTCCGGCGATCGTGGTCGCCTGCGCGACTTGCCATCGTGGTATCACCGAGCCGCGGCCTCTACAACAAGTCGTCCTGAATGCTTACGACAGCGTGGGCGCCGACTCCGCCGAAGCGCTCTATCGCGCGCTACGCACGCGCTACTACGGCCGCGCCGCGTACGACTTCGGCGAGGTTCCGCTCGTTGACGTCGGTAACGCGCTCCGTGCTCGCGGCAAGACGGCCGATGCGCTTCGCTTCTATATTCTGAACACCCAAATGTTGCCGACATCCGGGTTCGCCTTCCGCTCCGCCGCCGAAGGACAGCTCGCGGCAGGCGATACGGCGTCTGCGATACGTAGCTACCAACAGGCTCTCACGATCAACCCGAACGACCGTCAGGCGAAAGGTGCGTTGGAGAGGCTAGGTCAAAAACCGTGA
- a CDS encoding PPK2 family polyphosphate kinase produces the protein MKLHPVRGKHSIRLSDADAKARASGKSGADLDRAIKKETDRISDLQRVFYADARHALLIVLQGRDASGKDGTIRKVFSAVNPQGCRVTSFKVPTEAESQHDFLWRVHEEVPPRGMIGIFNRSHYEDILVPRVHELVAKKVWSARYEQINDFERMLTENNVVILKFLLHVSHAEQKRRLEERLTDETKNWKFRVGDLDDRARWDDFTKAYRGILTHTSTKWAPWYVVPADNKDVRDWLVARAIADCMNGLDLRYPRADPSIIGIEVK, from the coding sequence TTGAAGCTCCATCCCGTACGCGGCAAGCACTCCATCCGGCTCAGCGACGCCGACGCGAAGGCACGCGCGTCGGGGAAGTCGGGTGCCGACCTCGATCGCGCAATAAAGAAAGAGACGGACCGCATTTCTGATCTGCAGCGCGTCTTCTACGCCGACGCTCGTCATGCGCTACTGATCGTCCTGCAGGGACGCGACGCGTCGGGGAAGGACGGCACCATTCGCAAGGTCTTCAGCGCCGTCAATCCGCAGGGCTGTAGAGTCACCAGCTTCAAGGTGCCGACCGAGGCGGAGTCGCAGCATGACTTCTTGTGGCGCGTGCACGAAGAAGTTCCGCCACGGGGCATGATCGGTATCTTCAATCGTTCGCATTACGAGGATATTCTCGTTCCGCGCGTGCACGAGCTTGTTGCCAAGAAGGTGTGGTCGGCGCGCTACGAGCAAATCAACGATTTTGAGCGAATGCTCACCGAGAACAATGTCGTCATTCTCAAGTTCCTGCTGCACGTGTCCCATGCCGAGCAGAAGCGCCGTCTCGAGGAGCGGCTTACCGACGAGACCAAGAACTGGAAGTTTCGCGTTGGCGACCTCGATGACCGGGCCCGTTGGGACGACTTTACGAAAGCGTACCGTGGCATTCTCACCCACACGAGCACGAAATGGGCGCCCTGGTACGTCGTTCCCGCGGATAACAAAGACGTTCGTGACTGGCTTGTGGCACGCGCAATCGCCGATTGCATGAACGGTCTCGACCTCCGGTATCCGCGCGCCGATCCGTCGATCATCGGCATCGAGGTCAAATAG
- a CDS encoding anti-sigma factor, with amino-acid sequence MSQALHSTHEALSAYVDGELTPDRAREVAEHLTTCMQCSAEYETLLATIAALRANLERYQAPDVLRARVRTAIAATPSISEPAARPEGGASRRRRPWVWQGGIAAALLVSAALGSGITLLASRGRTSTPDVAADVLASHVRSLMPDHLTDVRSSDQHNVKPWFNGRLDYSPNVPRLEEQGFPLVGGRVDYVGGRPVAVVVYSRRQHLINVFSWPTRLGDAPLGVTATNGYNMIHWRSRGVERWVVSDLNASELRSFTELLASS; translated from the coding sequence ATGAGTCAAGCACTCCACAGCACGCACGAAGCGCTCAGCGCCTATGTCGATGGGGAGCTCACGCCCGATCGCGCACGAGAAGTGGCCGAGCACTTGACGACCTGTATGCAATGCTCGGCGGAATACGAGACGCTCCTTGCAACCATCGCCGCACTGCGAGCGAATCTCGAGCGTTACCAGGCGCCGGACGTCCTGCGCGCGCGCGTCCGCACCGCGATTGCGGCAACGCCGAGCATCTCCGAACCGGCGGCACGGCCGGAAGGGGGGGCGTCTCGCCGTCGACGCCCGTGGGTCTGGCAAGGCGGGATCGCCGCGGCGCTGCTCGTGAGTGCCGCGTTAGGCAGCGGGATCACGCTGCTCGCGTCGCGCGGACGGACGTCGACGCCAGATGTCGCGGCTGACGTGCTGGCGAGCCACGTCCGATCATTGATGCCGGACCATCTTACGGACGTCCGATCGTCGGATCAGCACAATGTGAAGCCCTGGTTCAACGGGCGATTGGACTACTCGCCGAACGTGCCACGCCTCGAGGAGCAGGGCTTTCCGCTCGTCGGCGGTCGTGTCGACTACGTGGGCGGACGGCCGGTCGCCGTCGTCGTCTACAGCCGGAGGCAGCACCTGATCAACGTGTTCTCATGGCCCACCCGCCTTGGCGACGCTCCGCTCGGAGTGACCGCGACGAATGGCTACAACATGATTCACTGGCGAAGTCGTGGTGTCGAGCGCTGGGTGGTGTCGGACTTGAACGCGAGCGAATTGAGATCGTTCACGGAGTTGTTGGCGTCGTCCTGA